The following is a genomic window from Homalodisca vitripennis isolate AUS2020 chromosome 5, UT_GWSS_2.1, whole genome shotgun sequence.
ttcagtccgtgtaAGTATTGTTCTGCTAGTAGCAattgagtttcagtccgtgtaAGTATTGTTCTGTTCTGCTAGTAGCGattgagtttcagtccgtgtaAGTATTGTTCTGCTAGTAGCAattgagtttcagtccgtgtaAGTATTGTTCTGCTAGTAGCGattgagtttcagtccgtgtaAGTATTGTTCTGCTAGTAGCAattgagtttcagtccgtgtaagtattgttttgtctgtagtaattattgaattgttgaagtagtaatttcacatttatttacgAGTGAAGAATACGCCGATATAgtgtttatttgtgttgtatGTGAAGGCAGTGCTACGGCCGATATTGAAGAACACATATGCTCTTACCGCAGAAAGCCATGTGCTAGAACAATTAGTGCTACATTTCTTACGTTACAGGATCCAGGGTCACTTCCTAGAACAAAACTGAAAGGCAAATACAGACAATAACCAAAATGTATTTctagaaagtattttaatattgaagttaGTTAATTGAAGTTGCTAAAATGAAAGTTATATTGCTGATAATTACAACATAGTTGTTTTAAACTTCACATTAATCAttaagaaaaaatcaaaattttgtttaacaaaagGAGAACAAGTGCCGCTACTGAGGTGTAAGTGTCCACAGACGTCACAATTTTTGTTTGTTCCGCTGTGGGTTATATAACTTATTATGCCGTTTACAGGTAGAGAAGTGAATCTCTTTCGACACCTAGAACCATCGGTCCTCCCGCCTGCAGTCCCCGCGgtctgtgtatatatggcgacactacacgctcgcactccaccgagaCCTGCAGATTTATATCCTAAATTTAatgagttttatttgttttatgttcataaaaatgcACTAGAACATTATTAATTcagaatatgtttaataataactcattagatatataaaatttgtttcagttatccatattattattaattacactcTAAAGATTACTCattgttaagaaataaatttattttctgtatctCAGCTCGTTTTCAGAACATTCTTAACTCTCTGAGCGACTTGGTGTATTAACGGTTGTAGGTAAATCAGTTAAATATTCATTGTTTCATTAGATTTGTTATAccatcttataaatataaataaataaattagtatctttatatatacatacatacataaataaaaaatagtgttataacGAACATTTAGTcctcattttttatattaattagatgATTACAAAATATCCTATAAATCATACAttcataaacattatttgtatttattcattttattttattttaatcataatgttAATAGAAATTGGTCTGTTTATTTTTCAAGACCGCTTAGCAGGCCAGACATACTCACAGTTTCTTCAAGACCGCTTAGCAGGCCAGACATACTCACAGTTTCTTCAAGACCGCTTAGCAGGCCAGACATACTCACAGTTTCTTCAAGACCGCTTAGCAGGCCAGACATACTCACAGTTTCTTCAAGACCGCTTAGCAGGCCAGACATACTCACAGTTTCTTCAAGACCGCTTAGCAGGCCAGACATACTCACAGTTTCTTCAAGACCGCTTAGCAGGCCAGACATACTCACAGTTTCTTCAAGACCGCTTAGCAGGCCAGACATACTCACAGTTTCTTCAAGACCGCTTAGCAGGCCAGACATACTCACAGTTTCTTCAAGAACAATTTATACTGACATCGCTTGAAGGTGCTCCTCTTGCAAGGCGACACCAGCTGTAATTCAAACGTGATAGCGCATCgcaaaccttttcaaaaatagtttccACTTGGTTGAATCAACATCCAAATAAATGGATCGGTCTAGGAGGTTCTATATACTGGCCACTCAGGTCACCATATCATACGCCGTTGGATTTTTGCATATACAGATAGACGAAGCAGAAAATTAAGAGGTAAAAGTTAATTCCCATGAGGGCTGCTTAGACGTATTCATGAAACTTTTACGCAGTTAAAAGAAACCTGAATTATGAGGTAACCGACCAGAGCAATCCTTAAACCAGCAGAAAAATGCGTTGAAGTCGGCGGAGACACGTCTGAAAATGTACTGTAAGTCGGTTGAATAAGTTTGGATTAATGTTTTCCAGTTAATTTTACTTCgtactgttatgaataaaaaaccatttaatgCTTGCTTCCGCTTTCTTTGTACTTTCTTTACAcggttttttttttctaaataaaatgttccacaagttttattataagttttgatACGTTTCTTGGTGAATTATCAAAGTTATTGTTGCCCTAAAATGAAGAAATGTGTTTTTCACTCCACTTTTTGCTTATGAAACTTGTTTTTTCAAACACTACTTAACTTGCAGTTCTGggacctgttttattcaatttctaaGGTCAaacagaatttcaggaagacctcgaTTTACATAGCGAGCTTAAAATCCGGGCGAAAcctttcgctagccgtaactcgctaacgaagtaTCTCCAGACCGATGTttatataaagtttgtaattatttgtacgagtacatgcAGAGCGAGCTACCACAGTTTTTCTGCATACCTCTGTGTAGCACCCTGTATATGAAAACAAAGCTGTCTATTCACGGATTAAGAAAATCTAAATCAAtcagaaaaaattattagttttttgttttcagACTGTGTTTTTAATAAGCTGCACAATAATAGTTCCTTATTTAGTTCGCAAACATTAAGACGTAGAAGGCCTAAACAATCTTATCTGTGCATGCCAAAACTTACATtactttctccatttaaaaaagaattttatttcactacaaaaaaatatgtacaccTTGTTAAAAGCTTAAGGTTCCTATGTaagttaataaaaatgtcttttcgaAATCATTTGTATGTATGTGATAGGTGTCCAAGCATGCATATGGCATGTAGCCCGCGAGACCATGTAGCCTACAGGGAGCTTGTTAAAGTCATCACAGTATTTCTCCAGTACAACAGTAATATTTCTAtctttttatagtatatttcaacaattaaaattgaataatttacaaaatattataaaaataataatagtttaacaaTATCATTAACACCTTAAAATAAGTAGGCCtagcaattttaaaaagtttaccaaaatgcattgaaaggataacaggatttcgaacatttgatatcgatatatgttacaaaaggtataacacagcgtttcgaggattggaatctatcctcttcgtcaggtgagggaggtattaatacatataataacaaagaacaaaaagaaagggaaagaaaagggttcaaacataccccaAAGGCTGACTGAACTCCAAACAGtttttggatatgtttgaacCATTTCTTTCCCTATTTGATTCTTTCTGTTCTTTGTTCTTGTATgtatattaatacctccccccACGTGATAAAGCGGATAGATTTCAAACCCTCGTAACGTTGTGTTttatcttttgtaacatatatcgaTGGCataatgtccgaaatcctgttgtaacttccatcgtcaataacaaactgtatTGATATCACAaggaacttgtttatttatttttacatagtttcattttcattattatttaatggttattcctaataatattttaaggtaaaaaagggaaaataaaacCACTTAAATTCCAGACAAACAGGCGTAACTTTTAATAGGAATATCTTGAATACATGTAGACACGAATCCTACACGATTATATCACATATATACAATTAGCTTATGTATTTACTATATGTACATAACATTTTGaaacttataatacaattttatgtacaCTTTTCAgccaaaatataacataaattcaaactaaaacttAATCGTGAAATAATTATTTCCCACAAAAAATACAACTCTCtctaatgtaaacaaaataatacaaatctgAAAGGAACATTTTCTggatataaattacaaataaattgagaaaattattgtcaaaatacaattgaaatttaaactttagctcgaattaaatttacaattaattaattaattcaattatctTGTAATTAATTAccgaaaaattaaatattactgttatataGAACATATTCAAACGGTGTACGTGACTACTCAATCTTATATTCCTACtagaaacattgaaatattataacaaaaagtaCTGTATTAGTTAAGTACAGTTATATAAACCAACCCAGAACATTGACCactcaacaacaacaacaaactaACTGAACAAGAAACAACAAAATGTTATAGATAAAGATTAAACAAACAGTTTATCAATAAGTTATATGAACTACGAAAAGAAAACTAATTCGGaacaaaaattaagataaattaggataaaatacattcttaaatattagtttgtgaAACAATACAGACTTcaatacaacaatacaaaatattatcactaacataacaattagtttcaaaataaatcaacaataataGCCCAATAAAACTAAAACCGTATATTTCTTACCAACCAAAAGGTGGGAGAGACCTTCTAATTTATAAACGTTACAGTATTAACCAGTGAATTAGAGGAATAattaacaaaaccagaaaaaaattcGGAAAATTGTCTCTTTTTTCCTGAACATTGGAATGCTTCAACAAACTTATCAAGTCCTTTccataaataatagtaattttagtgtaataattaaatatccgTAGAGAAGAATTAATAACTGCGTCAAACAATAAATCACTTaagtaaacataaaaatctaaacatttttacacattaaGACCCTAACTAATATTCTAcatttggaaaacattttaaatgcaaaGCATTACGAGATTGAATCAGATTTGTACTGAAATACACACTATTGTACAggaacattgaatatttaaaaccctGCCTTACACTACGTGATAAAATAATGCTCTAAGAAGTCTTTGGTGTTGAAATGAACAACAAAACTGTCCATAGAAACTTAAAACCAACTTTATAATAGGCCTACGTAACTTACTATACATTTTGATATGTACAACAGTAGTATAATCTAGTTCATAAATAGACGTACTTCTGTTAACTACAGTGCTGGTAATAGTAAATTTGCACGTTGAGTAAAAACGTGCGTCAAGGCAATCTAATTGTCCGaagtaaaaagtgtttattatttgtacttgAGAGTAGTGGACCGTTGTAATTCCTAAGTGGTCAACggtttttaaatcaaacattagGTTCATTCTTACACGTCACAGCTTGTTAAAGAGATCAGATCCTTCTGTACATTTGCCAAAGAGTACTTCATCCTTTGTACTAGATCAGTGTCAAGTCTTTGATCAGTCCTCGATGACGCGGTGCTGAGCGACAGTCGTGCACTATGAACTAGGGATTCCAGCTGCAGCTTTGCTAGCCGCCGAGATCCCTCTGGCGATCTTTTCCAGGTCGTACTTCCTGGCCATGTTCTCCATCTTGTAGAGGGTCGATATGGGGATGGCCGGGGGAGGCGGGGGTATGCGCCCGTTGATCCCCGCTTGTTTCTTGGCCACCGTGACAGACTGACTCTGATACATGATGGGGTAGGCGACAGAGCGACCGCGGGAGGCCGGAGATGCAGGGCGAGTCATGCTGCCTGAGAGCTTACTTGTAGACGAACGAACAGCTCCGGGCGCTGTCGGAGCCTTGTGCCTGCCGATGAACTTGTTAGCAAAACTCGTGCTGGGGGTGGGAATCTTCAACTGGGTAGGGGAAGACACCGAGGGGTATCTCTGGGGTGACAACTTCTGGTTGTTAGCCAACTGACGCTTCATGTCTTCCTGCATGTTCTTGTTGCTGACACTAACTGCGGTGTTGGTGAGTGTCATGAGGTTCCACATGCCGGAGGTATGCTGCTGCAAGGCACGAGTGGGGGATCCCTTGGGGACGGCTGCTGGGGTGGGAACTGGGGGACTGCCGGGTGATCTGCGGGGGCTGCCGGTGGCTGCTAGGTGACGGTTGATCAGAGGCTGAGTCATGGACAAGGCGGTCTGGTTGGGCGAAGGGCAGTTGGAATTTTCTGAAGCCGGCGACGATCCACAAGATCGATTGGATTTTCCAGATAAATCGAGGGCACCGAAACTCTCCCCCTTCTTTTCACCTACCTTTCTGTCACCTACTTTGTTGTCTTTACTGCTTTTGGCACTTTCAGTGGACTTGTTTGCTCCCTCAGTCTTAACCTTCGACACGGTCAGTGCGTTTTGCTTTGGTAACATTGCATTCAGACTGTTTGACTTCATGAGTTTTACAACAGGAATTCCCACAGGCACGTGTTTTTGCTTAGGTTGATTATTGTGTAGTTTGATATCAGAGTTCTTGTTTACGTTGTTCGGTTTATTGACCATGATGATTTCCAAAGACGGTTTCTTGCTTTCTAAATTGTTGttattcatcatcatcatttTTTCTTCAGCAGTGACTTTGCTCACGGTCAAAGACGAGGTAGGAGATGTCAGTAGTATCGGTGTCTTCGGAGAGTTCTTACTAGCCTCCTCAGCACTCACTTTGCTTATCGTTGTGTTCACAGGAATTCGGGGAGGAGGAGGGGGTGTTATGTTTTTATGCCTCACTTGCCTCATTTGCAAGAGTTTTTCTTTGTTGGTTAATTGGGCCTTCTTGGCCTTTGAAGAGTCTAAGTTTCCATTGTGTAGTTGAGTATCTTTATCGACTTGAGACAAATCGTCCTGACCTTCCTTGGAGCTGGCCACACTCCGTACATCGTGGTCATCTGTTGACTGTGAGTTCCTGGAATCCTCATCAATATTAGAGTTAGAAGGAGATTGGGCGCAACTAGGTTCAGTTTCTTCGGCAATCGAGTATCTATGGTGCTTTATCTGTTTCGGTGAATTATGGTTGTCACTTAACGAGTGATATTTGGAATTGTCGTcttgtttatttttcagtttccCTTGGCTTGACTCACTTTCACTTctagttatttttagtttcaatttcaatACGTCAACGTTATCGTCTGAGACAATGGTTGCTTCAGGGGCAGGAGAATAATCCCGTTTGTGTCGGTGGTGGTGTTTTGCTTTCTTGTTTTTCTTCCTGCTTTTACTTTCTTTTCTCACGACCTCTGTTTCCTCTTCGATGACGTTTTCCAGTTTTTCTTCTTCTACTTGAGGTTGAACCGAATCGACTTCCATTCCTTCTTCCGCATTTTCATCTCCATTCTTTTCTTCGGGTACTTCCTCAGGATCACATATCCTTAAACGATCCTCATCGTCGTCCTCTTCCAAGTCTTCACTGATGTCCATGGGTTGTTCTTCTTGAAGGATAAAATCTTGAGACGGTTCTCCTTCAACGTCCACAATAACCTCCTCGATGTCTTGATTAGCATCTGCTACCAAAACATCGCCTTCTATTGAGTCGGCAGTTTGAGAAACTTCTTCTGTTTCCATTACTTCGTCATCGTCTGCTATCAGATCTACTGCCGAATCTTCCGTTCTTCCCGGTGACGTCGCTTGGCTCTGTTCACCTTTGTCCTCCCTCGTATTCAGTTCCGGATATTCTTCTTCGACGTTTTCGCTTTCGATAGATTCCTGGCCGCAATTAAGAAGTTTATTCGGTGTTGGATTTTCCACTTCTTGGTAATTTTGAGTTTTATCAGAAAGAAGCGGTTCATCCCTTCCAATCCACCTTCTCCTTTCCATTTCCGATTGCTTACTCAGAGGCTTCTTTGACGGTGCCGGCCCGTCTTCCAGAACGACAGAGCTCGTGTTTTCCTTGAGTTTCCTCTTGGCCAGTCCCAATTCTCGCACTTGTTCTGCGAGTTGATTATCGGTTTCATCCACTTCTGTGGTCGCCACACTGGACACTGTCATTTCCAGAGAAGAGGAGGAAGAGCTCTCTCCCAATACGACTCTGTTGGTTTTCGTCACTTTTACTGCGTGCCTTTCCAAAATCTGATATCCGAATTTCATTGGCTCCTTCTgcaacacaaattaaaaatacaactataatacatgaataaatacaattaattattagaacCATTACATTTATGTTTCCAATAAagcgttttatttatttaattttttaggatTTCACATTTTTGGTTAcatgttttgttgcaataaaaataaatgatatagAAACTATCGCATAACGCGTGATAATATAGTGTATGCCTTACTCTGTCCCAGCTGTAGGTGTACGCCACATCAATGAGGGAGAATGACTCCGGCACCAGATTATTCAGGTAATAGATGTCCACCTGGAAACCAAAAGTGAAGTTAATGcatctgttattttatattttattacaatttttattggacACTCCATATCTCTGATGTTACCCAGAGGTTCCTCACAGGCTGATACTCCGGTAGAAGATGGAATTGTGGTTGTAATTTGTGTACAAACCTTTTGTTTCTTAACTAAAATCGTAATAACCCGCATATCTAGTATTTACGACGAATTAAAGTTTTTACTCACCCTATTGTCAAACTTGAGACCATATTTCTGACGCAGGAACTTTTTCAGCATCCGAATGGTGAGAGCTCCCGGACACTGCAGGTACCTCTTCCCTGTCTGTAACGATAACAACTCATTACTCAACGACGTCTCAACTTAGTTCTTCAGTAGCAAATCTGTACGATATATCTCGTATTTATAGATActtgaaatcaaaattaatgaaacgATGAAGAGTCTCTCACCTTTCCAGCAGCGGATTCTGCGGAGTTGCCGCCCTGAGCCTTGTCTTCGGCATTCGTCCTCGCACTGGAACATAACATTTACAGTTAACATTTTCATTGGAAACAAAGATCCTATGTTGAGATGAAACATTTGATTAACAATTAGCCAGAAAGTATAATAGATGGAAGTGATATAATTGGTATAGAAGAAATCCTACAAATATAATTACCCCTATAGTAACTCACACGAAGTACTGAGCCGGCAATAGAGGGTTGAGTTGCGTACAATCGCCGCGGATAAAAATAAAGCAGATTACGAGGCAACGTGCTCCGGGACAATTTAGTAAACAGCCCCTGCTGGAGGGAGGGGGATGGGGGGAGGGAGTGGCTTTATTGGATTACAACAGACGGACTGACAGACAGGCGGGGTTCTCTCTAACTAAGCCAATTACGCCATAACACGTGACGTAATCTTATTAAATACATGCCTGCATCTGAGGATTGGTCTAGTCCTTTCAATGTGAAGTGATCATTACAGATTCCAAGTTGTTCATTGATGAGTATAACGTAAACAATTATTGTCGAGAGAATTGTTAAAAAACGGAACGAATAGCCTATTAGCGCCTTCCTTGGCTGGTCTAAATGTTGGATAAATATTCAGAGTATTTCGGTAAGCCCTTTGGCAAAAAGGTTTAAAGATCAGGtgaattttttgaaacatttttgtccACCTTCTAGGTCTTACATCTTCATATAAATTTCGGCCAGGCTTTGAGTAAACATCAAAACTTGTGCTCAAGGTTGATTCGAACGAGAAGGAGAAAGGTGCACAAGCAACATTTCCATTCCGTGTATTCAACTGATCAAGTTCTTTACGGCCCCGACTGTCCGAAGAGCGCGGGTATACATCAAGGCAGTTGTAGGCTGTGGGCGCCAATTTGCGGGTAGATCCTGAGACAGATAATCCGGTGAGTGGGTGATTATGTAAATATACGGTCGAGAGCTCGCCGGCTAAGGTAAGGAGTGCCGCAAGGCGCACGGCTGGTTCCCATACTATGCCGAGAGTGGGCGGGGCACCCGTCACGGTGGGAGACCACAAAAACCTGTTCCGACCACCTTTTGGACGCAGGGTGCTCATTAGGGGGATACAATGTATCCGATTCAATTAGTGCTTGtgtcttgtttattttaattgctcACTGAAAATGTGTTCCGTACTGAGTTACTGAAGTAGTCCCTCGGACACAAGGACGCGCGCCACATACCGGTTTGTGAACACCtcttttctgaaaatatattagttaatagTCAATTATtcattgcggagacaaaatacatttgacCACTCATGATGCATTCATACATCGCCAATGTTTCCCGCTTCGTTCAGTAGTCAATTTTGTTATCGTAGGGTATCCCAGGAATACGACAGAAactagtttacattattaaattcatttgacgctaaacagcgtttcaaacgagttatGAACGCCTTGTGCGTAAAAGGCATTTCTTAATGCACcgggcaatctgttaataaatgaaacattccCTGTCtgcgaaggcaagcgttcataaaccaccgtcctgtgtctcccagttcggtagttgtctctgcctctagtgacgtacgaatgaatgtctcggcccgtagtCAAGggacatttagacatacaatacaacgttgtttccaaaatttagagGCTAGACAGAGGTAACAGttgcaattttttgaaagttgacctgcgCGACTCTCGAACTTTAACTTTGCCTTGATGCagatcgcttgcttctgcaatttgaacattcttgaaaattgattattttacaaGCACCCCACAACAACAATCCGTAAGTAAGGTGGGGTTAATAAAGCTGTAATATCCGTATCAAAACtcgacttgggcagtatttggctagaggcCTGAAAACATAAATGCCTGGCGCTTAATTTTCATCAAacgtaaatttcataaaatttagatGAATAAACTTCTTCAAGTATTGTATCCTCTAACATAACGCTTGGTCCATACACAAAGTTTACTGAGTCTACTGTTAGATAGAGAAGAATTTGTCTATAGATTGAGGTTGTGGGAGTGTTGGGACACAATTGTTAATCCCAGCAAAAGTGTTTTGTTCCAAGACTGATTTCGAAGGTTCGTTGAAATAAAAAGTCTATTATCAGCATACTGCATACTGCACGATTGTATAGTGTGGCAGCGACGATTGTATGTccttgacataaagcaggaagaaatttggactgagaatggatccttgagggactccataagtCATTTTCGCAGATTTGGAGACATGATAAGAGATTTGTTATACGAAAAAATCATGGCTAAATTGATTATAGTTAATAATGCAGCTCACGTATTACAAATCTTTATGGCAGGTAGAGGGagataaatgacaaaattaatacGGAGAACCGCTTATATATACACTTCATAGCAATCAGTCAATCTCAAAGTACTCTTACATGAAGCATTTAGACAACCGTTCCCGAACTCCTAGCTCTCCTCAAGCTAATGCAGCATCAAATTGATTAATTAGTGTCATCGAAAAGTAAAATATCACAACACAAAACCCGCCTGCTCCCCTTAGCCTATTGTCTGGCTGAGGGATCCCGGCCCTCTATCTCACTCTGCAAGCAGCAATTTCATCTGCAGCCCTTTGTATCCCCTTCACACTCCCTTCTCCATCCTTACAACATCCCTTCCCATTCCGGTTCGTGGACGTGAAGACCTGTTCCTCGTGGGACATCAATTTAACACTGCTCGACGATTTTGAGGAGACTAATCAATATAGAATCAGGTGTTAACGAAAGGGACTTACGCGAATTGAGCTAAATTAGCTACAATAGTTACTTTTTTGTCAGGCCGTTCTTAATATTACTACTTAGATCGTAGTAAGATGGGCTCATCCTGATGCTGAGTCGTCGCTAAGATCGATCTCAACATTAGGTTTATACTTATAAACACCTTTCATTTCATTAGAAGACAGTAACATTTGTTCTAACTTCATAAATAAGTTGCACATATGAAATATTGCAAAGATATTGATTCAACGCAATACACGATTCTGGTAAGATGACATAATTTGACGAATCAGGTTGTAAAACGTATAGTATTGCATTTACTTCTAAAAACAGACTCATAACCACACTGTAATAGCTTTCaggaataaaaattacatttttacacaaaccatttgtttttatatatgttttaacagGTCGAGACTTAATAGTAATGCCATGTGATTTTTACAAAGTAACATATTTTGATATAGAAGAACAGGAACaatgtaaagttaataaaattataacatgcGTATACTGTACTGTATATTGGATGTAAGTAAACAATGTACACGTGTAACCGTCATGTACTTTGTCCACTCACGCCATTAAGAATGTTGAAGATAAATACGACGATTTAGTGCAACTCATGTGATTACCAACTGACGTAGATTACGAGATTCAATGTGAACCACAAGGAAGTGTCAATCAAACAAATAACTTTCTACCCATCGcgtttgtttactttttcaaaacatttttaaattttgaattattccgAAAGTGTATAAACCGAAAGATGGGTGCGAATTCCGGCAATATCCGACATAGCGCGTGATGGTGCCAATGTGATGGTGCCAATAACGCTGTCGCACCATGTGGTCGCCGCCTTTGTCCACCGCACAATGCCCagtgctgctgctgctgctgtcACAGATTACGCCACGCTAGCTCGCCTAATACAGACAGTTGTAATAGCCACCGTGCAAGGAAACTTGCTGGGCCTCACCCCGTCCTCAACTGGGTCACCTTCTAGCCTTCAGAGCCTTTCAACTGATCTAGTCTGTTGTCTGTTTCACGGGATAATAACAAAAGCCTTTAGGAATGTTTCAGCAATGTCATTCACAACCAGCAATGTTCCTTTGATGATTGTGATTTGTAAATGGGACgtgtttatataaaatacgtGACCTGAACCTCTCAACGTTCTCAATCCAAAAGTTGAGAAGAGCATCTACGAAAATCTTATCTCCAGATACGATTGAAGGGAAACGTTTTAAAACGTCTCATGAGAAAATTGAAGGAAACTAATTTTGAAGGTTTCGTCCATAAACCGAAGGAGGAACAAGGAAATAGTTTCAGAGACTGAAACATGACGAGTAGAACTGTAATGTTGGCGTGACTGCAGTGGGCTGAGAGAGGGGGAAGGTTGGATTTACCCCAAATTGATTTCACGAGCGCACTAAACGGCCGTCAGATTCCCCCAGCCCCCGAGTTACGACCAATTAATTCATCCTTCGTGACACTCCCGGAGCGTGTTCACTTTCAGGTGAAGTTTATTCATTTCAAACAGCCCCTTTCACATTTGTAAAGATAATCTAGCTTTAGTGTATCGTTAAGAAATGTGTAAACCTACAGCATACGATGATGTATGTTTAAGTACACCGTATTGCAGAGGGATATGTCTTAGCTTGACAGCTCTCGGCTACTGCAGGAACAAGATCACGGCGACTCGGTGGCGAAAGAGAGCACTACGCGAGGTCAATTAATCTGTCCACGACTCATACGAAAGATAGAAGTATCTCCATCAAACAGTTTTTATCAGTGTtgcttttttatgttaaaaaataacattctaCTAAAGCATCTTACCAATGATTTTGGACCACGACATAAGCTAATTTTGAGATCATAACCGAATTCTCAAATTCTCCTTCCGCAAATATTGTTAGTTACGTCACAACAATATGcttcattattataaagttcGAACCTGAAACGGCCCCGACACAGTGGTATTTCGACTCTTGGACCGTGTGGGAGGGAAGTCAATCAGCAGCCGCTGCCACTCGCGTGCCGTACACACGGCCCACACTCCTGGACCATTACCCGAATTAATCTCCCATTCACACCCAGTGCCGCGGCAGTTTTTAATGGGACTTTGACAAAGCTGCGGCCCACCCCACGACCACAGGCACTCTGCTGATTGGGCTTAATGAGGGTGAATAGATGGAGGCTGGTCTGTTAGAACTTCCGTCACGTAACAGCCCgagatttattatatattttatatttcagtggCACTGGGTATAAGGATAGtctta
Proteins encoded in this region:
- the LOC124363254 gene encoding muscle M-line assembly protein unc-89-like, which produces MDRDRARLSDLNAHLLCVLCGGYYIDATTICECLHSFCRSCIVKHLETSKFCPICDVQLHKSKPLLSIRPDTTLQRLVYKVVPGLFQRELQRRRQFYTNPESPDFHRDIARLAKYQSFSPEDSFSLSIEYYNSARTNAEDKAQGGNSAESAAGKTGKRYLQCPGALTIRMLKKFLRQKYGLKFDNRVDIYYLNNLVPESFSLIDVAYTYSWDRKEPMKFGYQILERHAVKVTKTNRVVLGESSSSSSLEMTVSSVATTEVDETDNQLAEQVRELGLAKRKLKENTSSVVLEDGPAPSKKPLSKQSEMERRRWIGRDEPLLSDKTQNYQEVENPTPNKLLNCGQESIESENVEEEYPELNTREDKGEQSQATSPGRTEDSAVDLIADDDEVMETEEVSQTADSIEGDVLVADANQDIEEVIVDVEGEPSQDFILQEEQPMDISEDLEEDDDEDRLRICDPEEVPEEKNGDENAEEGMEVDSVQPQVEEEKLENVIEEETEVVRKESKSRKKNKKAKHHHRHKRDYSPAPEATIVSDDNVDVLKLKLKITRSESESSQGKLKNKQDDNSKYHSLSDNHNSPKQIKHHRYSIAEETEPSCAQSPSNSNIDEDSRNSQSTDDHDVRSVASSKEGQDDLSQVDKDTQLHNGNLDSSKAKKAQLTNKEKLLQMRQVRHKNITPPPPPRIPVNTTISKVSAEEASKNSPKTPILLTSPTSSLTVSKVTAEEKMMMMNNNNLESKKPSLEIIMVNKPNNVNKNSDIKLHNNQPKQKHVPVGIPVVKLMKSNSLNAMLPKQNALTVSKVKTEGANKSTESAKSSKDNKVGDRKVGEKKGESFGALDLSGKSNRSCGSSPASENSNCPSPNQTALSMTQPLINRHLAATGSPRRSPGSPPVPTPAAVPKGSPTRALQQHTSGMWNLMTLTNTAVSVSNKNMQEDMKRQLANNQKLSPQRYPSVSSPTQLKIPTPSTSFANKFIGRHKAPTAPGAVRSSTSKLSGSMTRPASPASRGRSVAYPIMYQSQSVTVAKKQAGINGRIPPPPPAIPISTLYKMENMARKYDLEKIARGISAASKAAAGIPSS